The proteins below are encoded in one region of Brassica napus cultivar Da-Ae chromosome A6, Da-Ae, whole genome shotgun sequence:
- the LOC106413023 gene encoding uncharacterized protein LOC106413023, whose protein sequence is MHTCVRIEESATKKGKRGTPSLVASVLQADYPGKYKTPTPKDLIDLVENKLGVRISYATAWRGKYKAINDLRGNPTESFARLPSYLYMLERLNPRTVTRLVVDEKNQFKYVFFALGACIEGFNSMRKVIIMDGTHLKGVYKGVLLIATAQDPDHHHYPLAFAVVDGEKNASWSWFLTTLKTLIPDDPQLVFCTDRNQSIIKTVHEVYPLAIHGYCIYHLANNVKGACSHVRKDVVAHEFKKIAGIYTEKEFRRKYIDFRRRYPQAAEYLDESVHESKWARCQFPGARYNIDTTNTAESMNGVFKEQRNYALLPMIDEIVGKIIEWFNRYRQISIGVPQRQLLVPRVHVELHENCPIARTLHVEVLNTFERQYNVTGTDGKGYLVDLINKTCHCRHFEIDRYPCVHACCDHEWTLAYCRTIYPVPHHSSWQVPEEIQSQVVFPPYVEKKKGRLQTTRFPSAGEYRRKRKKKYAPFSEWLGDSSDKDDNDNDDIDYEESSNEGSDSEESGSEGSGDEGGDNEGNDE, encoded by the exons ATGCATACTTGCGTTAGGATAGAGGAAAGTGCAACCAAGAAGGGGAAAAGAGGCACACCAAGCTTGGTCGCATCTGTGCTGCAAGCTGATTATCCAGGAAAATACAAGACTCCAACACCAAAGGATCTCATAGATTTGGTTGAGAACAAATTGGGTGTTAGGATTTCATATGCTACGGCTTGGAGAGGAAAATACAAAGCTATCAACGATCTGCGTGGGAACCCAACAGAGAGCTTTGCTAGACTGCCGTCTTACTTGTACATGTTGGAAAGGTTGAATCCTCGTACTGTCACCCGCTTAGTAGTGGATGAGAAGAACCAGTTTAAGTATGTGTTCTTCGCGCTCGGAGCTTGCATTGAAGGGTTTAATTCCATGCGGAAAGTGATAATTATGGATGGAACTCATCTGAAGGGTGTGTATAAAGGAGTGCTTCTTATTGCCACTGCTCAAGATccagatcatcatcattatcctcTCGCTTTTGCTGTAGTAGATGGTGAAAAAAATGCAAGTTGGAGTTGGTTTTTGACTACATTGAAAACCTTGATACCAGATGATCCCCAACTTGTATTCTGCACTGATAGAAACCAAAGCATCATCAAGACAGTACACGAGGTCTACCCACTGGCGATCCATGGATATTGCATATATCACTTGGCTAATAATGTGAAAGGAGCATGCAGCCATGTTAGGAAAGATGTGGTTGCACATGAGTTCAAAAAAATTGCTGGTATTTACACAGAAAAAGagtttagaagaaaatatattgATTTCAGAAGAAGGTATCCTCAGGCCGCTGAGTATCTGGATGAGAGTGTGCATGAGAGCAAATGGGCAAGATGTCAATTTCCAGGAGCAAGGTACAACATAGATACAACCAACACTGCTGAATCTATGAATGGTGTTTTCAAGGAACAAAGGAATTATGCACTGCTGCCAATGATTGATGAGATCGTGGGGAAGATTATAGAATGGTTTAATAGATACCGACAAATTTCTATAGGGGTTCCACAGAGGCAGCTACTTGTCCCACGTGTGCATGTTGAATTGCATGAGAACTGTCCGATTGCAAGAACACTTCACGTGGAGGTGCTAAACACATTTGAACGTCAGTACAATGTTACTGGTACGGATGGGAAAGGTTATTTGGTTGATTTGATCAACAAAACATGTCACTGTCGGCATTTTGAAATTGACCGGTATCCTTGTGTGCATGCTTGCTGCGATCATGAA TGGACATTGGCATATTGTAGGACAATATATCCAGTGCCTCATCATTCATCCTGGCAAGTTCCTGAGGAAATACAATCTCAGGTTGTGTTCCCGCCGTAtgtggagaaaaaaaaaggaagattaCAAACTACTAGATTCCCATCTGCGGGAGAATATCggaggaagagaaagaaaaagtatGCACCATTCTCGGAGTGGCTTGGTGACAGCAGTGACAAAGATGACAACGACAACGATGACATCGATTACGAAGAAAGCAGCAATGAGGGAAGTGACAGCGAGGAAAGTGGCAGCGAAGGAAGTGGTGACGAGGGAGGTGACAACGAAGGAAATGATGAATGA
- the LOC111198593 gene encoding small nuclear ribonucleoprotein SmD3b-like, translated as MSRSLGIPVKLLHEASGHIVTVELKSGELYRGSMIECEDNWNCQLEDITFTAQDGKVSQLEHVFIRGSKVRFMVIPDILKHAPMFKRLDARIKGKSGSLGVGRGRAAMRGKAPATGRGTGGRGVAPPVRR; from the exons ATGAGCCGAAGTTTGGGAATACCGGTGAAGCTTCTCCACGAGGCGTCAGGTCATATAGTGACGGTTGAGCTAAAGAGCGGCGAGCTCTACAGAGGAAGCATGATCGAGTGTGAGGATAACTGGAACTGCCAGCTCGAGGACATTACCTTTACCGCTCAG GATGGTAAGGTATCACAGCTTGAGCATGTCTTCATTCGAGGCAGCAAAGTCAG GTTTATGGTCATACCAGACATTCTCAAGCATGCTCCAATGTTCAAGCGCTTAGATGCTAGAATCAAG GGAAAGAGCGGATCACTTGGTGTTGGCAGAGGTAGAGCTGCAATGCGAGGAAAA GCTCCGGCTACTGGGCGTGGAACTGGAGGAAGGGGAGTAGCACCACCTGTGAGGAGATGA